A region of the Capsicum annuum cultivar UCD-10X-F1 unplaced genomic scaffold, UCD10Xv1.1 ctg76702, whole genome shotgun sequence genome:
tctctatggtaggagatgtaggtctccgatcagttggttcgaagttagtgagactGTAGTcgtaggtcctgacttagtattcgatgccttagagtaagttcagttgatcagaaaaagactctaggctgctcagagctgacagaagtcttatgtggatgttcaTAGAAAGTATCTCGAatttgaggtcgatgactatgtctatctcaagatctctcccatgaagggagtaaagagattcggcaagaagggaaagctcagtccccgatatgtcggtcccttcaggattctcagtcgcttcggtaaggtagcctatgagctcgaattgccttcagatctagcctcagttcatccagtcttccatgtttctttgctcaagaagtgcataggtgactcaGCAGTTGTAGTCTCTATTTCGAGCGtggacattcagaatagcctctcttatgaaaagattccagttgaaatcctcgactatcatactcgtaggctgaggaataaagaagtccctctagtcaaggttctttggcggaatcattccatggagggagctacttaggaagtagaaacagacatgcgaaccaagtaccttcatcttttctccgctaattcagacttggatcgaggtaaccattttccttaagctaattcagttgcatgtttaaaattccagtataaaattggtatcaaatatCAGTGCATAGtttatcatgcattcataagTTCAGCTTATccgtcatgcatcagatatgcatgttcagttgggctatatttagtttagaattcaattcagtcctaaatcatgtgccagttgagcatgatcagtgtatgtgtcgtttatcttttctcccctctcaagcagtcatcattcgaggacgaatgtttctaagggagagatattgtaatatcccgaaaaatccaaaccattattagagccatgtaccaagctcatgcatagtacatcatggttattttatagttttatgagtaagttagatgtatattaaggcttcaaataactcccaactatcagaggaatcaaaacattccttaccgattgaattcttgagaaggatattggtatgtttgtactcttacatttatatcagtcagtcagtagtattattcatacatgtaaaccctttacattagcctacctcactcgtatactcaatacttcagttatactaacgcatttgcgctatggttctttcttttcatgttacaccataggttcagaagcacgagtcccagaccagcagtagcagtctcATTCGGCATAcaaagttgcagtgagtcctcttcattcgaggatgacattatttattttattcatttatttattcagttcagttttacgaagttagttggagacatgttccttcagctccttatttcagacagtacttagaggcttttggatttacgctcagatttagctttcagatccagtttttagttattttgggtatttctcgcccatatggatgttatattattttagttgaaccttatgggcctattgtgcatgttttccgcactattatgtcatgaattgcatatacaggtacaaatatcagtcatgggttagtttgtggtccctcgggatcataagcaccgtgtagcgttccggttcagaaaatcaggatGTTACAATATCATTGACAAGGCGTACAGTCTATGACATTTACTGAATACAATTGATGGACTGGTATTATTTAACGCATCGATTATCTATTAGGTCGAGCATAGACATTGAGATAAGTATCGAATAAACTTCATCGACCATACATTTAATTTTGTATGAATTAAAATAATCGTGGATAGACCAGATTAGCTTTCCATTGACGTATATTAATTAGCCTAAACATCTGACAACTGTCCCGTTCATCTTCTACCTTGATCTCAtacaaaaattctaaaaaggacaaaaaaggtaaaattacagtgcaaaaaaatgcagaaaacaaGAATTAAACCAGAAACAAAAACTAAACAAGAATTAAAGGAAGACAAGAATTAAACAAAATCTAAACAAGAATTATAGTGCCACAAAAtgcagaaaaaaaattaattttccattAATTCACAACTGTTTGATTCATGTTCTAACAgaggaaatttttttaaaatttaaacgaGTCTAAAATTacagaaatttaaaaaaagacagatataagaaaaaccaacatatttcattcattcattcatcattgcAATGGTAGACCTATATTTACAGCAAAATCCAAACAAAAAGTGCAAAAATACAGAAGTTTTCATCTAACATAAACCTAAACATGAAAGCTTCCCATTGCAATGacattaaaataaacaaaaaaaagacataaaaaaacttaaaactaaGGGGATGGTGGGGGTGATCATCTCCTCCGGCTCCATGTTGAGCCTCTCCACAATTGCCCATAAAAAATGGGCAATCCATTGGAGTTCATGGTGGATATGCTCCCTGTCCTGCCCCATTCCATAAAAGAGGCAGTTGAAGTCGTTACGGAGGAGGAGAAGGTCGTAGTTACGGTTGATCTTCCTTCTGGTTCTTAAAGTAATGCCTGACATCTTGTCGtcgatttaatttgattttgagttgatgaATATGAATTTTGGGTGCCGTAGATAGGTAtttatatagaccaaaatagaaACCTTTGGTCTTCCCGCCCTTTGGTTGGTAGACGTGTCAATGGTGGAAATCGAAGAGAGGTAGCGTATACCCAATCGACGCAAAATCTGATTGGACTTGTAACAGCTTTTTTGATGTGTAATAAATGCTCAACTGCTTGCATCTGTCCTTTtaaatatttagggtttttaataGACCTTATATATGATCGataataaaccatgtattaaataaagaataaaagaaatagacCAGACACACAATATATGCAATACTTTAAAAAGATCGATAATAGACTAAGAGTGCAGTCGATAAATCTGGTATTAATCAAACAACTGAAGGGTTGTCAAAATACATACACTGCCATGACttacaaaaacacaaattcatACAAGACTAACTACGATTTGTTGTTGTTACAAGTGGTTCTCTTGTGCCCGAGTCTCTTGCACAGTGAACACTTGTTCCTCCTCTTTGACTTGAAAGTCTCGCCCACGTCCTTAAcgcattttattttctttcttccgAGCTTGGTGACCATGAGAGGTGGAATAATGTTCACGTCTAGCAATTCTTATGGCATGCGCCATTCGTACTCCAAAGGGAAAACATTAATTGATTCTGAATACGCAAGGAGGTACTCTTCCACTTTATACATGGGCGAAGAGTAATCATAGACTCTCAAACCATAATATTCACCATGCTTCAATCGCAAAGCAGCCATCGCGTGAACGCATGGTATTTTGACCAAGTCAAACTTTCTGCAAGAACACGACCTTTCTAGTAGGTCGACTTTCACCGTACAGCCACTTCCGAACATAGTGTATTGCCTTTTGTCCCCGCTTATATTCTCCACATAGAAGGAGTCACCCTCGCTCATATTGTCTCTTAAGATATTTTTGGCGGTCGGAACAAATTTGTTATCCTTACATTTGAGGCCGTAGGCACACCTCTCCCTGAATATTTCATCAAACCTCTTGGCAATCGAATTGAATATGGATGCCATGGGGTACTCCCTTTCGTCAATCAATATAGCATTCACCAACTCGGCAATATTTGTGGTCATCACATCAAACCTATTGCCGGGGAAATATGCTCTGCTCCATTTCTCAAAACCAAGCTCATGCTCGAGGAAAAAGGCTACCTCGGGACAGTAGTTCTTGAATTCCATAAAATGGTCACTAAACTCCTCGGAAGAATATGCCTTTGCCGCATTGTAGAATAGATAGAGGTGTTCTCCGCAGTGATGATTTACCCAGAGATTTTCACCTAGGTTCCTCATGCAGTACCTGTGATGAGCATCATTGTACGCCTTCGCGATGCCGTTAGCGATGCTCTTGTGCCTATCAGAGATAAAGTATAAATCTGGTCCATCGACCACAATAGGCTTCAGTTTCTCAAAGAAGAATGTCCAAGATGCATCGTTCTCCTTGTCAACGACGCAAAAGGCAATGGGATAAATATGGTTCTCCGTATTCTGTGCAACCACGCTTAGCCGTATGCTCTCGTACTTGCCATATAAATGAGTGTCGTCGACTGTAATAACCTTCCTCATGTGGGAGAATCCCCTAATGTAAGGGCCCAACGATAAAAAGTAGTACATAAACCTACAATCGATCTTGTTCACTATGATGGAATAGGTAGTGCCAACACTAAGAGCGTTGATCATGTACGAAAAAGTGGGCAGGCAGGAATACCCATGCTCCGCTGTCTCTCGAACCATTTCCTTGGAAATCACACCCTTCAGCCAATATTTTCAATAGCTTGGTCTACTTTTCAAGTTCTTGAAAATGATCCTCCGAATCTCGCTAGTGTTCGGACCCTTTTCTTCGTGATACATATTCACACACACCGATGCAATGACTTTAGATGTGATTTTTCTATGGCAGCAGGTGGCGTATTCGACGCTGCAACTGTGATCGATGACGTATTTATAGATGACGAATCTGTCCGTGCATTCATGCTTCTTCGCTCGCAACATCCATCCGCAACTAGGACAAACACATTTTACCTTGAGGAATTTTTTGTAGCTCTTCAACGTAGCATAGTTAAAAGAATTTCTCACAGCTGCTACATTTAACAATAATTTCAGCTCCTTTTTACTGCTAAATGTTTGATTTACCTAAAAAGTAGTTCCGTCGGAGAAGGTGTGGTTGGTTTGTGCTCCCAATTCATACTCTTCTCCCCTTTTTTCAGAGAGAATTGGATCTTTCAATTCCATTGAATCATCTTCTGAATCCATTGGATGAGCATCCAAACTCTCATCTTCAAATAAATCATGTTTGTCGATTGTTGGCTGTTGTGGTGGGATTGTCGAAGACCCTGGAATGATATTTATTCTCAATAATGGCCTAGATCCATCGGCAGCGATATTCAACATGTATAACGACACATGACGATCATTATTTATAAACGTGGGATGTAGTTTACCCCACCCATTCATTACATAGCTAATCATAATGTTCTTTGGCTCGCATTCTCAATTACGCTTCGAACCATGTCGTTGTACGATCCCTTGTAATGCAGCGATATGGGCACTGTCTTCTTTGTAGCTGATTTCCACCTCCAAAAGTTGGGACCCTCGTCCCACGCACCTATATAATTACCACCCACTACAACTACCTCTGCTACTACCATAATAGACCACACAAATCGATAATAGACCAGAGTTTAAGTCTATAGATGGTCGATGACTGGTCGATCACTGGTATGAATACGTCCGTACAACGACGCGAATCGAATGATTTTTTGATATAAGCGTTGCCCACCTAGCTCTGGGATGAAAAACTGTATGTCTAGGACTTTTAAACTACTGAAATATATCTAATGATGAGGTATTGAGCGGATTTGAAAAGCTTTTCGAGCTAGtagaaatggtgaaaaaaaaattttggacttttttt
Encoded here:
- the LOC124894665 gene encoding uncharacterized protein LOC124894665 is translated as MVRETAEHGYSCLPTFSYMINALSVGTTYSIIVNKIDCRFMYYFLSLGPYIRGFSHMRKVITVDDTHLYGKYESIRLSVVAQNTENHIYPIAFCVVDKENDASWTFFFEKLKPIVVDGPDLYFISDRHKSIANGIAKAYNDAHHRYCMRNLGENLWVNHHCGEHLYLFYNAAKAYSSEEFSDHFMEFKNYCPEVAFFLEHELGFEKWSRAYFPGNRFDVMTTNIAELVNAILIDEREYPMASIFNSIAKRFDEIFRERCAYGLKCKDNKFVPTAKNILRDNMSEGDSFYVENISGDKRQYTMFGSGCTVKVDLLERSCSCRKFDLVKIPCVHAMAALRLKHGEYYGLRVYDYSSPMYKVEEYLLAYSESINVFPLEYEWRMP